From a region of the Helianthus annuus cultivar XRQ/B chromosome 5, HanXRQr2.0-SUNRISE, whole genome shotgun sequence genome:
- the LOC110940566 gene encoding protein YLS7 — MRLRFPKSMPTYPKTVLPIAVSVGGLALFLIFASLLLVYQPVGTKVSGYFYNVDQATKTGIASSNNETNISKKRVNDTDRERKIVDSSTNAPVDSGTNTTVDLGTNTTVDLDTDKAVEIDTNKAVEIDTNKAVEIDTNKTVMDTNTTIDLGPSKNADSGAKKIVDSGCDLYDGKWVHDPAGALYSNNSCPVLTQMQNCQGNGRPDKDYENYRWKPTKCDLPRFDPKKFLELMRGKTLAFIGDSVARNQMESLLCILWQAEVPVNRGNKRMQRYSFRSTSLTIIRIWSSWLVRVTSEKFDFAPEGVDKLFLDAPDGTFMDALPTIDVLVLSSGHWFAKKSVYILNNEIVGGQLWWPDNSRKKKIDSTEAYEISVATIMSSLVTNPDYKGLTVVRSYSPDHYEGGAWNTGGSCTGKVKPATDGELVESGFTRTMHDKQVTGFKHGIKKKTNKSRAIFMDITKPFSYRHDGHPGPYRSPDPNKLTKRSADGRPPPQDCLHWCMPGPVDTWNEFLMEVIRRDFEVHDS, encoded by the exons ATGAGATTGCGTTTCCCAAAATCAATGCCTACGTATCCGAAGACGGTTCTACCAATTGCAGTTTCAGTTGGGGGGCTTGCCTTATTTTTAATATTTGCCTCGTTGCTTCTGGTCTATCAGCCAGTTGGAACTAAAGTTAGTGGGTATTTCTATAATGTAGATCAAGCAACCAAAACCGGGATAGCATCTTCAAACAATGAAACAAATATATCTAAGAAGCGTGTGAATGATACGGACAGAGAAAGAAAGATTGTTGATTCAAGTACTAATGCGCCTGTTGATTCAGGTACCAACACGACTGTTGATTTAGGTACTAACACGACTGTTGATTTAGATACCGACAAGGCTGTTGAAATAGATACCAACAAGGCTGTTGAAATAGATACCAACAAGGCTGTTGAAATAGATACCAACAAGACTGTTATGGATACCAACACGACTATTGATTTAGGTCCCAGCAAGAATGCTGATTCAGGTGCCAAGAAGATTGTTGATTCAG GGTGTGATTTGTATGATGGGAAATGGGTACATGATCCAGCTGGAGCGTTATACTCGAACAACTCATGTCCTGTGTTGACGCAGATGCAGAACTGCCAAGGAAATGGTAGGCCTGATAAGGACTATGAGAATTATCGATGGAAACCCACAAAATGTGATCTCCCTAGATTTGACCCGAAAAAGTTTTTGGAATTGATGAGAGGAAAGACATTAGCTTTCATAGGTGACTCCGTTGCCCGAAATCAGATGGAGTCATTGTTATGCATACTCTGGCAG GCTGAAGTTCCAGTAAACCGTGGGAATAAAAGAATGCAGCGGTATTCTTTCCGGTCAACATCCTTGACAATAATACGAATATGGTCATCATGGCTTGTTCGTGTAACATCAGAGAAATTTGATTTTGCACCTGAGGGTGTAGACAAGCTATTTCTTGATGCTCCAGATGGAACTTTTATGGATGCTCTTCCAACAATTGATGTTCTTGTACTTTCTTCCGGCCACTGGTTTGCAAAAAAATCCGTTTACATTTTAAACAACGAGATTGTGGGTGGACAGTTATGGTGGCCCGATAACTCTCGAAAGAAGAAAATCGATAGCACTGAAGCGTATGAGATATCTGTCGCAACCATTATGTCTTCACTTGTAACCAACCCAGACTACAAAGGTTTGACTGTGGTCCGGTCGTATTCACCTGATCACTATGAAGGCGGGGCCTGGAATACGGGCGGCTCCTGTACAGGAAAG GTAAAACCTGCAACGGATGGTGAGTTGGTCGAGAGTGGGTTCACCAGGACAATGCATGACAAACAAGTAACAGGGTTTAAACATGGTATAAAGAAAAAGACTAACAAATCACGGGCCATATTCATGGATATCACAAAACCTTTCTCATATCGGCACGATGGTCATCCGGGCCCGTACCGGAGTCCTGACCCGAACAAGCTCACAAAAAGGAGTGCGGATGGGCGGCCTCCACCACAGGATTGTCTGCATTGGTGTATGCCGGGCCCGGTTGATACATGGAATGAGTTTTTGATGGAGGTTATAAGAAGAGACTTTGAGGTTCATGATTCATGA